In the genome of Halostella limicola, one region contains:
- the paaA gene encoding 1,2-phenylacetyl-CoA epoxidase subunit PaaA, which yields MDIDAVKERAGPREFSPHDDMPREYREAATRMIQFHANSEIMGAYLEKPFIRQAPSLDRKLAFSAKVQDEIGHGQLLYRAAESLGIKSRDEMLDELANGEGKFLNCFHYSMDEWWETPMIAFFVDGAAMRRQATLKRTSWEPYAHAMDKICFEEGFHVKHGEDIMKELATGSKKEQEKLQEAFDEWWPRIIQFFGPTNDKSTHHDFAADVGLKTMTNDDLRNAFIDAYVPKAKKYGLEIPDEPRIRERDDGTYEVVEDDLDWSEFFAIAKNDYDPGKAQIDGRRRAQEAVEWVRNALDDHENRTRGHEPQAAD from the coding sequence ATGGACATAGACGCCGTGAAAGAGCGGGCAGGCCCGCGCGAGTTCAGCCCGCACGACGACATGCCACGGGAGTACCGGGAGGCTGCCACCCGGATGATCCAGTTCCACGCCAACAGCGAGATCATGGGGGCGTACCTGGAGAAGCCGTTCATCCGGCAGGCGCCGAGCCTCGACCGGAAGCTGGCGTTCTCCGCGAAGGTACAGGACGAGATCGGGCACGGCCAGCTGCTGTACCGCGCGGCCGAGTCGCTCGGGATCAAGAGCCGCGACGAGATGCTCGACGAGCTGGCGAACGGCGAGGGGAAGTTCCTCAACTGCTTCCACTACTCGATGGACGAGTGGTGGGAGACGCCGATGATCGCCTTCTTCGTCGACGGCGCGGCGATGCGCCGGCAGGCCACCCTCAAGCGGACCTCGTGGGAGCCGTACGCCCACGCCATGGACAAGATCTGCTTCGAAGAGGGGTTCCACGTCAAGCACGGCGAGGACATCATGAAGGAGCTCGCAACCGGGTCGAAGAAGGAACAGGAGAAACTGCAGGAGGCGTTCGACGAGTGGTGGCCCCGCATCATCCAGTTCTTCGGCCCCACGAACGACAAGTCGACCCACCACGACTTCGCGGCCGACGTCGGCCTGAAGACGATGACCAACGACGACCTCCGGAACGCCTTCATCGACGCTTACGTCCCGAAAGCGAAGAAGTACGGGCTGGAGATCCCCGACGAGCCGCGCATCCGCGAGCGCGACGACGGCACCTACGAGGTCGTCGAGGACGACCTCGACTGGAGCGAGTTCTTCGCCATCGCGAAGAACGACTACGACCCCGGCAAGGCCCAGATCGACGGGCGCCGGCGCGCCCAGGAGG